In Halobacteriovorax marinus SJ, the following proteins share a genomic window:
- a CDS encoding TonB C-terminal domain-containing protein, translating into MNSWAKIQMDNYGTSLVLSILINIILMALTSLLFNIKPSVPDSSAQLINGRPVIKVKSFRTVGVKNGNKKTFSVPTKSPSKKSSNKTQSSSSSQSLDLSQLGSISKEQTAPSPAPTQGMTKYKSDDSRFKFEAKAPLKQRLHKQQQQLQGDVLKQLAANPSFASALSNKGFNVQFDPPEGIPEDELNSVEKIFYSFQKRTYETYLNSFLKTYYNNLTANPNLRNDLSSQRHRLNARVQFDKNGHILSVKILKSSNSDSVHDLFETTLDAMRSIPNPPKDLLGKDGNFTIYYSLYIN; encoded by the coding sequence ATGAATTCTTGGGCTAAAATTCAAATGGACAATTATGGAACTTCACTAGTTCTATCCATCCTTATTAATATTATTTTAATGGCCCTCACCTCACTACTTTTCAATATCAAACCTTCAGTTCCCGACTCAAGTGCTCAACTTATTAATGGAAGACCTGTTATAAAGGTGAAGTCCTTTAGAACTGTTGGAGTAAAAAATGGTAATAAGAAAACCTTCTCTGTTCCAACAAAGTCTCCTTCTAAGAAAAGCTCTAATAAAACTCAAAGCTCAAGTTCTTCTCAGTCTCTAGACCTAAGTCAGCTTGGTTCTATTTCAAAAGAGCAGACGGCTCCCTCACCTGCTCCAACTCAGGGAATGACTAAGTACAAAAGTGATGACTCAAGGTTTAAGTTCGAGGCGAAGGCCCCTTTAAAACAAAGACTCCACAAACAACAGCAACAATTACAGGGCGATGTTCTCAAGCAACTAGCAGCAAATCCAAGCTTTGCCAGCGCTCTTAGTAATAAAGGCTTCAATGTTCAATTTGATCCACCAGAGGGAATTCCAGAGGATGAGCTCAATAGTGTAGAGAAAATCTTCTATAGTTTTCAAAAAAGGACATACGAGACTTACCTCAATTCTTTTCTTAAGACTTATTACAATAACCTGACGGCAAACCCTAACTTAAGGAATGACCTCTCTTCTCAAAGACATAGGCTCAATGCGAGAGTTCAATTCGATAAGAATGGACATATTCTTTCCGTAAAAATATTAAAGTCTTCTAATAGTGATAGTGTGCACGACTTATTTGAAACAACACTTGATGCTATGAGATCTATTCCCAATCCTCCAAAAGACCTTCTGGGTAAAGATGGAAATTTTACGATTTATTATTCTCTATATATTAATTAA
- a CDS encoding ATP-binding protein: MKHEIKNWLRSKKAVIGIGATALLITTGVFQHKLNVKISNISYLKSNLATCFSRVNQSYTAKVIGDANSMYLETGFMKTTEECLSEVNTFSQEVFASSAVKLGQALNALISDIHWFHERVEESSSSFSDKDAEVILSNLSDRFEKLEMKYDNVDGELISKEGSISLSKSNLTIFLITLCFIAPLLLLWDFAQRRTLEQRNKYAEDEARKRMESTEAIAHNEVATIIKDALEQNKLVYCSKLFTQYHTLSALNPLKEDSTRIQAMVTPENLTEQAIDDIWNQSESDDSLVLSAEGETRVEEESYSGAVAQIDKSLTKVVNHLSNKLLAEGVIIDLDIAEDLTVRGEDEALEQVVYNVIMNAVKNCQQNDETGRVSISAKRVGTSVIINLTDSGLGFSKDFLSAVNGLADLDEHMPLSLQISRELLEDAGGDISFENTYRAGEVCGSKVQIVMRSAEAQSKRVASVQSGTKKEILEAMKQQTI, encoded by the coding sequence ATGAAGCATGAAATTAAGAATTGGCTAAGAAGTAAAAAAGCCGTCATAGGAATTGGAGCCACGGCATTGTTGATTACAACAGGTGTGTTCCAGCATAAGTTAAATGTTAAAATTTCTAATATTTCATATTTAAAGAGTAATCTCGCAACATGCTTTTCAAGAGTTAATCAAAGTTACACGGCCAAAGTCATTGGCGATGCAAACTCAATGTATTTAGAAACTGGATTTATGAAGACAACAGAAGAGTGTCTTTCAGAAGTAAATACATTCTCACAAGAAGTCTTTGCTAGTAGTGCGGTTAAGCTTGGACAGGCTTTGAATGCACTGATTTCAGATATTCATTGGTTTCATGAAAGAGTAGAGGAGAGCTCTAGTTCATTCTCAGATAAGGATGCAGAAGTCATCTTAAGTAATCTTTCTGACAGATTTGAAAAGCTTGAAATGAAATATGACAATGTTGATGGAGAGCTAATCAGTAAAGAGGGAAGTATATCTCTTTCAAAAAGTAATCTGACTATTTTCTTAATTACACTCTGTTTTATTGCTCCTCTTCTTCTACTTTGGGATTTTGCTCAAAGGAGAACGCTTGAGCAAAGAAATAAGTATGCTGAAGATGAAGCTAGAAAGAGAATGGAAAGTACAGAGGCCATTGCTCACAATGAAGTTGCAACTATTATTAAGGATGCACTAGAACAAAATAAGTTAGTTTACTGCTCAAAGTTATTTACTCAATATCATACTCTAAGTGCACTTAATCCATTGAAGGAAGACTCTACTCGAATTCAAGCGATGGTTACACCTGAGAATTTAACTGAGCAAGCGATAGATGATATCTGGAATCAATCAGAATCAGATGACTCTCTTGTTCTTAGTGCAGAAGGGGAGACAAGAGTTGAGGAAGAATCATATAGCGGTGCTGTCGCTCAAATTGATAAGAGCTTAACTAAAGTAGTTAACCATCTAAGTAATAAATTACTTGCTGAAGGTGTCATTATTGATCTTGATATCGCTGAAGACTTAACTGTAAGAGGTGAGGATGAGGCGCTTGAGCAAGTTGTTTATAATGTTATTATGAATGCTGTTAAAAATTGTCAGCAAAATGATGAGACTGGAAGAGTATCTATATCGGCCAAGAGAGTAGGAACTAGTGTTATTATTAATCTAACAGATTCTGGATTAGGATTTAGTAAAGACTTTCTAAGTGCAGTAAATGGACTTGCTGATTTAGATGAGCATATGCCACTTTCTCTTCAAATTTCAAGAGAGTTACTAGAAGATGCTGGTGGGGATATCTCATTTGAAAATACTTATAGAGCAGGTGAAGTTTGTGGATCAAAAGTTCAAATTGTGATGAGATCTGCAGAGGCCCAAAGCAAGAGAGTTGCGAGTGTTCAATCGGGAACTAAGAAAGAAATTCTCGAAGCAATGAAGCAACAAACGATCTAA